A single window of Anaerocolumna chitinilytica DNA harbors:
- a CDS encoding ABC transporter ATP-binding protein, which yields MSQPLLEVKDLKQYFRINRRFIVKAVDGVSFVLYPGETYGLVGESGSGKSTIGRSIIRLYEPTEGEVLFQGVNISGKLSAKDTTHLRTKMQMIFQDPMACLNPRKKVIDIIAQGLDIHHMYTSLEDRKEKVYQILDMVGLSKEHANRYPHQFSGGQRQRIGIARALIMNPDLIIADEAISALDVSIQAQVINLMKDIQQKTGTAYLFIAHDLSMVKYISDRIGVLHLGHMVETGTKDEIFSNPIHPYTKSLLSAIPQANPKVEKQRVAISYDYGTSGIDYNKGVQQHVGGQHYVLATEAELKAWQA from the coding sequence ATGTCACAGCCTTTATTAGAAGTAAAAGACCTAAAGCAGTACTTTCGTATCAACCGCCGCTTTATCGTAAAAGCTGTAGACGGCGTCTCCTTTGTACTATATCCCGGCGAAACTTACGGACTGGTTGGTGAATCCGGCAGCGGAAAATCCACCATTGGCCGCTCCATCATAAGACTTTATGAACCGACAGAGGGTGAAGTTCTTTTCCAGGGTGTGAATATCTCCGGAAAGCTCTCTGCGAAAGATACGACTCATTTAAGAACAAAGATGCAGATGATCTTCCAGGACCCTATGGCTTGCTTAAATCCCCGTAAAAAGGTTATTGATATCATTGCACAGGGGCTTGACATCCACCATATGTATACCTCTCTGGAAGATAGAAAAGAAAAAGTCTATCAGATCCTTGACATGGTCGGTCTGTCAAAAGAGCATGCAAACCGTTATCCTCATCAGTTCTCCGGCGGCCAAAGACAGCGTATCGGTATTGCAAGAGCTTTGATTATGAACCCTGACCTGATTATCGCCGATGAAGCCATCAGCGCTCTCGATGTCTCCATTCAAGCACAGGTTATTAATCTCATGAAGGATATCCAGCAAAAGACCGGTACTGCTTATCTTTTCATCGCCCATGACTTATCCATGGTAAAATATATATCCGACCGTATCGGCGTATTGCACCTTGGCCATATGGTAGAAACCGGCACCAAAGACGAGATCTTCTCAAACCCCATCCATCCCTATACCAAGTCACTGCTGTCTGCTATCCCCCAGGCTAATCCCAAGGTGGAAAAGCAAAGAGTTGCCATCTCCTATGATTATGGTACCAGCGGCATTGATTACAACAAAGGTGTGCAGCAGCATGTGGGCGGCCAGCATTATGTTCTTGCCACAGAAGCTGAACTAAAAGCCTGGCAGGCATAA